One genomic window of Salvelinus alpinus chromosome 9, SLU_Salpinus.1, whole genome shotgun sequence includes the following:
- the tigara gene encoding probable fructose-2,6-bisphosphatase TIGAR A isoform X1, which translates to MLTFGITIVRHGETEWNKKGLLQGQAIDSSLSEIGMQQAEAAGKYLKDVKFTNVFVSDMARARQTCEAIVKHNSSCSGLEIVTDPSLKERSFGSAEGGLVVDMKNMATAAGQSWLDFTPPGGETIEQMKTRIKEFLEHLFQRMVADHCRPGQRETGMPEGALAGKPDDGTRDVPAHALVVSHGALIRVAMRYLVDELKCPLPQGLDMSHVIALCPNTGICRFIFTVTKRDVGITLSAIRCVFINRCEHI; encoded by the exons ATGCTTACCTTTGGCATAACGATAGTTCGACA TGGTGAAACAGAATGGAATAAAAAAGGCCTCCTACAAG GCCAGGCGATAGACTCGTCTCTATCAGAAATAGGGATGCAGCAGGCAGAGGCTGCAGGAAAATATCTCAAAGACGTCAAGTTCACCAACGTGTTTGTCAGTGACATGGCCCGTGCCCGCCAG ACTTGCGAAGCAATTGTAAAACACAACAGTAGTTGCTCTGGCCTAGAAATTGTCACCGATCCATCACTTAAAGAGAGG AGTTTTGGGAGTGCCGAGGGGGGCTTGGTGGTGGACATGAAGAACATGGCTACAGCGGCTGGTCAATCGTGGCTGGACTTCACTCCTCCAGGGGGAGAGACTATAGAACAG ATGAAGACGCGGATCAAAGAGTTTCTGGAGCACCTGTTCCAGCGCATGGTGGCTGACCACTGCAGAccaggacagagggagacagggatgccAGAGGGGGCTCTTGCAGGCAAGCCAGATGATGGGACCAGAGATGTTCCTGCCCATGCCCTGGTGGTCAGCCATGGGGCCCTAATACGTGTGGCCATGCGCTACCTTGTGGACGAGCTAAAGTGTCCTTTACCCCAGGGGTTGGACATGTCCCATGTGATCGCTCTCTGTCCCAACACGGGCATATGTCGGTTTATCTTCACTGTGACAAAAAGGGATGTGGGCATCACCCTCTCAGCCATCCGCTGTGTCTTCATCAACAGGTGCGAGCACATCTAA
- the LOC139584452 gene encoding fibroblast growth factor 23-like translates to MQPALLVIWLAALQQSIPVNCFPVHLDLSPPHRTIKGIFTRSESVDTGHYLWKVTLNGHVKKAISTNSLVVLPIRTETSDFVSILDLKSKRFLCVDVEEKWFSSMMFSRKECLFQHRRMENHVDVFYSSSNGLLLLLEGAEIPEKGYDLLKRHMVYRRKRSQQENPDADSIMEDQDLAMQQDQERASAISKETITSCDDPLRVLHSNSPGSPIKMAVQKADKVAQGGLAV, encoded by the exons ATGCAACCGGCTCTCCTCGTGATCTGGCTGGCCGCTCTACAACAATCCATTCCGGTGAATTGTTTCCCTGTACACCTAGACCTGTCGCCACCGCACAGGACAATCAAAGGAATCTTCACGCGCTCCGAGTCTGTCGATACAGGACATTATTTATGGAAGGTGACTTTGAATGGACATGTAAAGAAAGCCATCTCCACAAACTCTCTCG TTGTCCTCCCAATAAGAACAGAAACAAGTGACTTTGTGTCAATATTGGACTTGAAAAGTAAACGTTTCTTATGTGTGGACGTCGAGGAAAAGTGGTTCAGTTCT ATGATGTTCAGCAGGAAAGAGTGCCTTTTCCAGCACAGGCGGATGGAGAACCATGTTGACGTGTTCTATTCATCCAGCAATGGACTGTTGCTCCTACTGGAAGGGGCTGAGATCCCTGAGAAAGGGTATGACTTGTTAAAGAGACACATGGTTTACAGAAGGAAGAGGAGCCAACAGGAGAACCCAGATGCAGACTCCATCATGGAGGATCAGGACCTGGCTATGCAACAGGACCAAGAACGAGCTAGCGCCATTTCCAAGGAGACCATCACTTCTTGTGACGACCCTTTGCGGGTGTTGCATTCCAATAGCCCAGGCAGTCCTATCAAAATGGCTGTGCAAAAGGCAGACAAAGTGGCCCAGGGTGGTCTAGCGGTCTAA
- the tigara gene encoding probable fructose-2,6-bisphosphatase TIGAR A isoform X2, with translation MQQAEAAGKYLKDVKFTNVFVSDMARARQTCEAIVKHNSSCSGLEIVTDPSLKERSFGSAEGGLVVDMKNMATAAGQSWLDFTPPGGETIEQMKTRIKEFLEHLFQRMVADHCRPGQRETGMPEGALAGKPDDGTRDVPAHALVVSHGALIRVAMRYLVDELKCPLPQGLDMSHVIALCPNTGICRFIFTVTKRDVGITLSAIRCVFINRCEHI, from the exons ATGCAGCAGGCAGAGGCTGCAGGAAAATATCTCAAAGACGTCAAGTTCACCAACGTGTTTGTCAGTGACATGGCCCGTGCCCGCCAG ACTTGCGAAGCAATTGTAAAACACAACAGTAGTTGCTCTGGCCTAGAAATTGTCACCGATCCATCACTTAAAGAGAGG AGTTTTGGGAGTGCCGAGGGGGGCTTGGTGGTGGACATGAAGAACATGGCTACAGCGGCTGGTCAATCGTGGCTGGACTTCACTCCTCCAGGGGGAGAGACTATAGAACAG ATGAAGACGCGGATCAAAGAGTTTCTGGAGCACCTGTTCCAGCGCATGGTGGCTGACCACTGCAGAccaggacagagggagacagggatgccAGAGGGGGCTCTTGCAGGCAAGCCAGATGATGGGACCAGAGATGTTCCTGCCCATGCCCTGGTGGTCAGCCATGGGGCCCTAATACGTGTGGCCATGCGCTACCTTGTGGACGAGCTAAAGTGTCCTTTACCCCAGGGGTTGGACATGTCCCATGTGATCGCTCTCTGTCCCAACACGGGCATATGTCGGTTTATCTTCACTGTGACAAAAAGGGATGTGGGCATCACCCTCTCAGCCATCCGCTGTGTCTTCATCAACAGGTGCGAGCACATCTAA
- the LOC139584454 gene encoding fibroblast growth factor 6-like, whose translation MSYEASTHWTLTAIVLLGYLVGIVSSYPIPSRTNATLLEKRWETLFSRSILGISGERSDLNWESDYLLGIKRVRRLYCNVGIGFHLQVLPDGRINGVHNENQYSLLEISTVERGVVSLYGVRSELFVAMNGRGRLYGTTVFHDECKFRESMLPNNYNAYESSVYRGSYIALSKHGRLKRGKKATTAMTVTHFLPRI comes from the exons ATGTCCTACGAGGCCAGCACGCACTGGACGTTGACTGCGATTGTGCTCTTGGGGTACCTAGTCGGGATTGTGTCATCATATCCTATTCCAAGCAGGACAAATGCAACTTTATTGGAGAAAAGATGGGAGACCCTCTTCTCCCGCTCCATTCTGGGCATCTCGGGGGAGAGATCGGACCTGAACTGGGAGAGTGACTATTTGCTAGGTATCAAAAGAGTGCGGAGGCTCTACTGCAACGTGGGCATCGGGTTTCACCTCCAGGTCCTCCCAGACGGCAGGATAAATGGTGTACATAATGAAAACCAGTACA GTCTATTAGAGATCTCAACGGTAGAGCGAGGAGTGGTTAGCTTGTATGGTGTGAGAAGTGAGCTGTTTGTCGCAATGAATGGCCGAGGAAGGTTATACGGAACG ACAGTCTTCCATGATGAGTGCAAGTTCAGAGAGAGCATGCTTCCAAACAACTACAACGCCTATGAGTCTTCCGTTTACAGAGGCTCCTACATTGCTCTCAGCAAGCATGGCCGTCTGAAGAGAGGCAAAAAGGCCACCACTGCCATGACTGTTACACACTTCCTCCCCCGAATATGA